CACCATATACACACTATACATTATATTGAGCTAGcatcaatggcttcctcttctttcatGGCCATTTTGACCTTGGCTCTCCTTCTGCAAACGGCCACTTTAAGTGCTCAACTTTCAACAAATTTCTACTCTAGCTCTTGCCCGAGGGTCTTCTCCACTGTGAGATCCACAGTGCAATCCGCTATCCGAAACGAGGCCCGAATTGGGGCCTCCCTTCTCCGCCTCCACTTCCACGACTGTTTCGTTAATGTAtgctcccaaaaaaaaaaaaaaaaaagttacatacCTAGGTttcaaatttgtaatttatttatgtatcaAACATGACATCACGAGCCAAAAGGTCAACAAAATTGTCTGCGTTATAAAGTACCTGCATGCATTACATATATGATGTCTTTGAAAATACAAGTTTGACACATTGGTTTCTACACGTACTCTAAGATGTCGTTGTCTAGGTTAACTAATTTCTCTCTTCATTGGGTTTAATTCCTTAATAAATTACCAATTTCCAGGGATGCGATGGCTCCTTGCTCCTCGACGACACGTCGAGCTTCACTGGAGAGAAAAATGCAGTTCCCAATCGGAATTCTGCACGGGGATTTGACGTGGTTGACAACATAAAGTCGGCAGTGGAGAACGTGTGCCCCGGTGTGGTGTCATGCGCTGATATATTGGCCATTGCTTCCAGAGACTCTGTTGCCATCGTAAGTTAAACTAATTTATTACCTACTCAATAATTCACGGTCCAATTAGTTAATTAACTTAATTAATtacgtttttgtttttgatgtGTGAATTAATGCAGCTTGGAGGACCAAGTTGGAACGTGAAAGTGGGAAGAAGAGACGCAAGAACTGCAAGCCAGGCCGCTGCTAATAACAGCATCCCCCCTCCAACCTCGAACCTAAACCAGCTGATCTCTAGATTCAATGCTCTTGGCCTTTCCACCAGGGACTTGGTTGCTTTATCTGGTGATTATATTTTTCTGATGCACACCCTAGACTTGTTTATGGACaccaattaattattttaaggTTAAAAATTACTTTACGTCTCGATAGTTTGTCAAAGTTTCTATTTTTGTCTTATGCTTTTAATTATGTCAATTTAACCCATATAGTGTTATATCTTCGCAATTCAAGGATACGTCCAATTCCGTGATAGAATAAGAAAGTGGAgggaaaaaattgacaaaattgaaattacgAAGACAAAAAATAACTTTGTCTTTCTTTAATCAAGTGTTACAAGTTCTAACTATTTTATTTGGGCTTGTAAAATTTGTCAGGATCGCATACAATTGGGCAATCAAGGTGCATACAATTCAGGCCCCGCATATACAATGAGACCAATTTGGATAGCTCCTTCGCCCAAACAAGGCGATCAAACTGCCCAAGAGCCTCTGGCTCAGGGGACAACAACTTGGCCCCACTTGATCTTCAAACCCCTACTGCTTTTGACAACAACTACTTCAAGAACCTCATCCAGAACAAAGGCCTCCTCCATTCTGATCAGCAGTTGTTCAATGGTGGGTCCACTGATTCCATAGTGCGCACCTACAGCAACAGCTACAACACCTTCAGTTCTGACTTTGTGACCGCCATCATCAAGATGGGAGATATCAAACCTCTCACTGGATCCAATGGGGAGATTAGGAAGAATTGCAGGAAGCCCAATTAAGCTAGCACCACTTTGTTTTCTCACTGTGGTGCTTATAATAAATTGATTGGCTTTTTGTTTGAGTCTATGTTTTGGGTTTAATGGCCTTGAAGGATTTAGAATTTTGTTTGAAAGCTGTAACGTAATGTGTTATGTTGTGTTCATTCTGTTGAGATATATTAAATGGATAAATCTatgttattattgtttttttagtacaaCCGATAGTCTACtaattaagatttgaattAAACAGGGGAATTGAATGAATGGGTCTACTAACTaagatttgaattaattaatcaaacttTGCATCAGATATGTATATCCGAGTCAAACTCTAGATGGGGAAGGTTTGTTATGTTCAAAGCCAACATGTGTGCAAAACTTGGGTACACTTGTTTGTGGACTGATGGAGTTACCGTTCTGTTTTGTAGGCACTTTCATCTGCTAAGTTGTAGgatttgagtttgagttaGTCGATTCTTCTAAGTCTATAAGTGGCTACCCTAGCTAACCTGAatttaccttcttttttttcctttgaatttaaaattttaatcaaCATAGATTTTTTCTGTGTTTCCAAAAGCCTCTCTAAttaaccaaaacaaacaaatgagatcaatggcttcctcttaTGCCTCAACAGCCATTTTCTTGACCTTGGCTCTCCTAATTGTGCACATGGAAGCCAAGGCCATCGATGAAATGTCACCAAGTTTTTATGCCACTTCTTGTCCAAAACTCTTCCCCACTGTGAAACCCATAGTTGAATCCACCATTAAAAAGGAGGCTCGAATGGGAGCCTCTCTCCTCCGCCTCTTCTACCATGACTGTTTTGTTAACGTAAATTCACCTTCTCCTTCATCTTTATGCATGCAACTTAGAAATTTGTCATTTGTGACAtggtttttttgttaatttgggTGGTCTTAGAAATATTATGGGTGTGCAGGGATGTGATGCGTCGTTGCTGCTGGATGATGCACCAAACTTCAttggagagaaaaatataCCTCCCAATAAGAATTCTACGAGGGGGTATGAAGTGATTGATGAAATCAAGTCTGCGGTGGAGAAAATGTGCCCTGGCATCGTCTCATGTGCTGATATTATTGCCATTGTTGCCAGAGACTCTGTTTCCATTGTAAGTTAATTAATCACTTGCTTACTACTTGATTAATTCCATAATCAACTTCATAATTCACACCTAATGATGCAGCTTGGAGGACCAAGTTGGGGTGTTCAATTGGGAAGGAGAGACGCTAGGGCTACAAACGCGATCGTTACTAATATCAGCTTACCCCTTCCGAAAGCCAATTTAAAGGAGCTCGTCCTTAGATTCCGTGGTATTGCGCTTAAAAGGAGAGACTTGGTTGCTTTAGTAGGTATTACTAGCATGTTACGTTTTTAAGTTATCAATACTGGGACTCTTATTCGAATGCCGTAATAAATTAACATTTTATCTCATGTCTACTAATCCATTATATTAATATgtggtttttttgttgttggtaaaattaatatttaccTGCCAGGAGCTCATACACTTGGAGAAGCACAATGTCACTCCTTCAGAGAGCGCATATACAATGAGAGCAACATGAACAAAGAGCTTGCCCAGAAAAGGAGATTAAAATGCCCAAGATCCAAAGGCTCAGGTGACGCCAACTTGGCTCCAATTGATGCTCAAACCCCATTAGTGTTTGACAACAGCTACTACAAAAACCTTGTCCAGAATAAAGGGCTCCTCCACTCTGATCAGCAGCTCTTCAGTGGAGGCAAAACTGATCCCATAGTGCGCACCTACAGTGAAGACCAAGAAGCCTTCTTTAACGACTTTGCGTCTGCCATGATCAAGATGGGAAGCGTCAACCCCCTCATTGGTCCAGCTGGCGAGATCAGGTTGAATTGCAGGAGGATTAAtccaataatttaattaattatttcatgGTTTCTCTTAGAAGGTGTCATATATCAgagttttgttcttgtttgaAACCAGGGATGTGTATTTGTCTTAGTTGGGTGCCTTTCAGGGTGTATAAAGAGTTTCTTTTGGGCCTTGCCATTTAGGATACTAGATTTGGGCCTAGCTCGATCGAGGCCTGTCCTAATAGATTGTGCTAACAATAAAATCCATCAATGATTAACTTGTTAACACGTGATTACTGCTcgaatttattaattaatcgTTTCGGTGGTCAACATTCTAGTTGAGTTGACGGGGAATTCATTGACGATAGCACTTGAATTCACCAATTTTGCTAATTAAGCAATTTCTAGCCAACATACGAATCTGCTAAAAAGGCATAAACATTACCATTAACAACATTACCATTATAAACGTTGGTACCATTGTTGAATATGTAAAGCATGTCAAGAAAAAGATTCCTGGTTCTCTTTTTCAATTTACTTATAGGAAAGTAAATGGAGTTGAATACTGACTTTCTCGTTTCGATCTGTATAATGCAGACAACTTTATTTGGTTTGAGGTGCCCCCTAATCTTATTAAGGACGCTCTATTATGTGATTTGTTTAGTGAACGAGGTTCtctctataaaaataaaatagaataaataaaaacaacacataattaatttgtttagaAGCCAGTGAATTATGGCCCATTTGGTGTTCTACTCGTATCTAATtttataaactcaaaaacatattttaagTCCAAATCTCAAAATATCCATTTGGTCGactcaatttttaaaactaaaaaacaacCCCACTATTGAAGATAAAAAAGTgagattctctctctcctccctctccctcatctttctctctcctccctctcctgtctctttccctctctcctccctctctcctttgccatttcttattttcaatatgggaattagggtttttgattttctgattttaatttcaattgttttaagatcttaaaaatagtttggagTGCAATGCCAAACAAatttttagatcttaaaatCAGTATTTTAAAACTCatgattaaaataaataaaaaaatcatgatttttgaGTAGAATACCAAACGGACCCTTaataattttctaaatttaatCTCACATTCTCTTgtgtaaaataataataataataataataataaaaataataaaaataataataataaagctCAATTGAGAAAACTTTACTGTGGTTTTGGTTAAACAATTACACACATATGGTGGGTTAGACCAATTAGCtcttaaattaaacaattcaagaaaaataaaatggttaaacAATCTCGGGAAGAATTTAGTTCTGCATCACATGAAAGCtattatatatgttaatctattCTCATTGTTGACATCCTTATGATTATATAAGCTAAAGTTGTCAACCCACATAAATGCCATGGCAgtcaaaaaaatcatatatattccTCAACTTCCCAGAGTCGTCATGTGTGCACTCTTGTTTAAAATTCAGTGTACAAGTTGTCTATTCCAGGCCCTAATTAATTTGCCACTAGGGTTCTTAAGTTTGtgatctttctttcttcctatCACTATAATTTAAACATTTGTACGAAATATTCCTGCATGGCATTGGCAGCTAGCTAGCATTTGGTTTAGTTTCATCCTCGAGATTTGAGAGCATACATgtgctagagagagaaacattggtcaaatatatatgatttctGAATTTATGTTTTGATCAGGAACTTGTTTATATTTGTTAACATAAGCCATAATCATCTTCTAATTCTTCGTAAGGTCAATTAACTCTGACTTTAAGACCCGATTAGTGACTTCAGATATGGTCTCTAACTGAGCTTGCTAGTCTAAATCAAACCACTTGCAAGTTCCAAAAAGGTGAATTTATCTTCATTAGGAGAGCTAGCTCTACCTAGATTTGTATTAAGATTAAAATTGCACCGACTCTTATAAATATCTCTTCAAACGAAGCACATCCaggttttctttctcattcGTACTTGAATCTCAAGGCTGCTAATCAATATCAAATAAGGAGAtaccccaaattttttttaagcgAAAGgttttttattgataaacaaACACAAGTACAAGCAAAGATGTGATGAATATGAATAAATCTTATCTCGTGATCAAACGCAACAACATGTTGAATTAATCTGGAATGAATCAAGCACAACCCAAAAATGACTAAAATCCCCGATTCAGCAACCATAACCATATGTATTCAAGCCTGCAATATAAATTCGCCGCGCAACAACATAGGTTATCTTGAACACCAATATTTCCTCATTTGCCTATTTCCTTTAGGGGAAGAAATTAGGTAGCAAAATTCCGTTTAATTAgttgtttaaaaaattaaccaaatgGAGGCTTATGTTAGAATGTACGCAATTAATCAAGCATATCAATCAATTATCAGTTAATGGTGCCTCAAAATGTTTAAAAGGGTGTCGAGTGAGATCTAAGCAGGCAAgaatatatatgcatgcatatTCATCAGTACATGCATACTAGACCTTGGGAAACCTCTATACACACATGCATATTGATAGATTCAAgaaactcaaaacaaaaataaactcaAACAACCCTAATTATATGTGCTAACCTTCTGATCCATTGGAGCTTTAGTTCCAtatcaaattattaattaatctcCCTTTGGTTTCAAAGCTGTATACACACACCATCTTGCTGTATAAAGAAGGGCATGTAGATGATCGCATTTCTTTGAACAGTTTTCAATATAGAAATCAAAGGGGGTTGTACGAAGACAAGATAAGATGCCACTATTTTAAGCAACCCATGACATAAGACCAAATTCCATCACATCTTGGTTCTAGAGACTTGAATGAGGCTGACGAAATTCAGtaaagctatatatatatatatatatatatatatatatatatatatatataattgaaagGTAGTAAACAAGGATCGAAATTCTCCATTTGGTTTTCTTGGTTATGTTATTCATGAGGTTCCTTCTTTCCCGAATTCCACTTGGGTTGAAATCCACACGCCAAGAAAACCAAACTGCTTTGAGAAACTAATCTAGCAGCTGGCAGGACCATTGACCATCCAACAAATAAATACAGATACATCtacttcacaaaatatatGCTGTAACTTCACTAAAtagcaacatatatatatgtatgtgcaTTGTCTGATTATACTGATCATTATTGCATTTTACAAAACTGCCCTTTATCCCAATTTCACAATCAAGTTATCCCCAAAACTTTGTAACATTTCGTATAGACAGGCCGAATTCGACTAAATCTACTAACTTAACATATAGGACGTAATTTATGTATAACGAAGAACCATTGAATTATTTTCTAGCTACCCATAGCCACTGTTTTTGTGTTGAGAGTATAATCCCATGTTGGAAATAGAAGACTTGCCTTAATGGTTTAATAAACCATTTTGGACCTCTCCGCTCATTACCAAATCTTTTTGAGTTGGATgtttaaattctaaaattaataaacttagttatctaataatattttttagatTCTTATATCATATATATGCTTGGTCAGGGTTACCAACTTGTTCCTTAAAATATTAGTCCTACTAAGGAAGTAACCTTAATTTATCCAGAATCACTCTGCAAAGTATTTATTGTGCACAGATTAGAGATAAAGTAGAATAATCGATATCATTACAAGGGTTATCCCACATTAATACAACATACAGGCCTCCGTAGAACTCAAATACTAAATGCTGATGAAGATCACAACACTTCACAAGCCTTTGTCTCCTCCCCCAACTTCAATATACTAATTTCTccaaattaagaataattcATGATCCTATATTGGCAGAGACTAACATGTGCAATTGTCTATGTAGTCTATAGACAAACTAGATCACAGCACGCGAAAATGACACCATGATTAAGCCCAATCCCAACCAAACCTAACATCACCACCACAGACCTCTCAGCCGcagatatttatatatattttttccccTAATGTAAGCCGGTATTAGGGTTTCAGTAaaaatttgttcttttgtcGAATTCAGAAGTGGCGGAAGAAGAAATGATAACATGTTTAGTTTTGGTGGCTATATATGGTTGCCGTTCAATAACTATAACTAGGAGGAAGTAGAAGAAAAGTGGTGGAAATTAAAGTTAATATGTGGCATGAAGAAAGGAACATAACAACCAACAATATCTAGAGACAAAATAGGGACCTAAATTGGATTAAGACAGTAActaagaaactaaaaaaaaccccaagcagccaatatataatataaattatataattctCTCTTTATCATCATTTTATTCCACTTGAAGAATCATcataataagaaaattaaatgggATCGATCTCTCTTGATTTCATGAGtctaataataattaagattttaaCCAAAGAAGGAAACATT
The Prunus dulcis chromosome 2, ALMONDv2, whole genome shotgun sequence DNA segment above includes these coding regions:
- the LOC117618403 gene encoding peroxidase P7-like; this translates as MASSYASTAIFLTLALLIVHMEAKAIDEMSPSFYATSCPKLFPTVKPIVESTIKKEARMGASLLRLFYHDCFVNGCDASLLLDDAPNFIGEKNIPPNKNSTRGYEVIDEIKSAVEKMCPGIVSCADIIAIVARDSVSILGGPSWGVQLGRRDARATNAIVTNISLPLPKANLKELVLRFRGIALKRRDLVALVGAHTLGEAQCHSFRERIYNESNMNKELAQKRRLKCPRSKGSGDANLAPIDAQTPLVFDNSYYKNLVQNKGLLHSDQQLFSGGKTDPIVRTYSEDQEAFFNDFASAMIKMGSVNPLIGPAGEIRLNCRRINPII
- the LOC117619139 gene encoding peroxidase P7-like; amino-acid sequence: MASSSFMAILTLALLLQTATLSAQLSTNFYSSSCPRVFSTVRSTVQSAIRNEARIGASLLRLHFHDCFVNGCDGSLLLDDTSSFTGEKNAVPNRNSARGFDVVDNIKSAVENVCPGVVSCADILAIASRDSVAILGGPSWNVKVGRRDARTASQAAANNSIPPPTSNLNQLISRFNALGLSTRDLVALSGSHTIGQSRCIQFRPRIYNETNLDSSFAQTRRSNCPRASGSGDNNLAPLDLQTPTAFDNNYFKNLIQNKGLLHSDQQLFNGGSTDSIVRTYSNSYNTFSSDFVTAIIKMGDIKPLTGSNGEIRKNCRKPN